One window of the Clostridium sp. MB40-C1 genome contains the following:
- a CDS encoding ABC transporter ATP-binding protein encodes MNLIMDKIMKQFGKKKALNSFSANLERGVYGLLGTNGAGKTTLINIIVGILQPDIGEVKFNEVNIQKLGVNYLDKIGYLPQNPRFYKNFKAGEFLFYMCAIKGISKADSETRTEEVLKMVNLWEERNKKVGAFSGGMKQRLGIAQALLNDPDIIILDEPTAGLDPKERIRFRNIISKLSSTKIILLATHIVSDIEYIAKEVILIKDGNIVKQDKPTNLLNNMREKVWSVNVNKIQMANMLEKYSISNAVFENEMYTLRIISDDKPTNEAVNINPNLEDVYIYYFKEKIV; translated from the coding sequence ATGAATTTAATTATGGATAAAATAATGAAACAATTTGGCAAGAAAAAAGCATTAAACAGTTTTTCAGCTAACCTTGAGAGGGGAGTATATGGATTATTAGGTACTAATGGAGCGGGTAAGACTACATTAATAAATATAATTGTTGGAATTTTACAACCGGATATTGGAGAAGTTAAATTTAATGAAGTGAATATTCAAAAGCTAGGGGTTAATTATTTAGATAAAATAGGATACTTGCCTCAAAATCCTAGATTTTATAAAAATTTTAAAGCTGGTGAATTTTTGTTTTATATGTGTGCAATAAAAGGTATATCTAAAGCTGATAGTGAAACAAGAACAGAGGAAGTATTAAAAATGGTAAACCTTTGGGAAGAAAGGAACAAAAAAGTTGGTGCTTTTTCTGGTGGTATGAAACAGCGTTTAGGTATTGCACAGGCATTACTAAATGATCCTGATATTATTATTTTAGATGAACCAACAGCTGGTTTGGACCCAAAAGAAAGAATACGTTTTAGAAATATAATTTCAAAGTTATCATCGACTAAGATTATTTTATTAGCAACACATATTGTTTCAGATATTGAATATATAGCTAAAGAAGTTATTCTTATAAAAGATGGAAATATCGTTAAGCAAGATAAACCAACAAATTTACTTAATAATATGAGAGAAAAGGTATGGAGTGTTAATGTAAATAAAATACAAATGGCAAATATGCTTGAAAAGTATAGTATAAGTAATGCTGTATTTGAAAATGAAATGTATACACTGCGTATAATAAGCGATGATAAACCAACAAATGAGGCTGTAAATATAAATCCAAATTTAGAAGATGTTTATATTTATTATTTTAAGGAGAAAATAGTTTAA